The following proteins are encoded in a genomic region of Hymenobacter siberiensis:
- a CDS encoding glycosyltransferase family 39 protein, translated as MSARAEMNSVRSPFSFANAVLPLLLTGGLVLRLLFLWVGAGIYYRGSSPFINGDTDSFTRSFLNLWQHGVYSFNQLNPEAAFGRLPGYPFFWGSHYLIFGEQHVYQAVAFSQCLLDTVAIYLIYATARALTHDIRAAWISAALYACYPFVVVWLTVSGSEALATFVTILTFWWLATRPVSARNALIAGLLVGAGLLVREYLGALLVPVFIWIYSANKGSGSVIRLSTMAVMGFLLLYVGWPVRNYVFQHRFILLKPTTAGYDRYAEDVNTARAWVYGWSPDADAYLDGIAGKAPLPVFPQRVFKDSAEGEQAHQLFARARQCGTGFYNWRYMKRYDSPANCNAELASGFKLLNNSYKQRHLLRYWTEVPLLNLKKAFFKNQLMNAGSSRLVGLLFGYRTLILLLCIWGAFLLRQNRNSWPVMFFFVFMYLFICIGLRQLEMRYLLQADAAILSLAGTPFVWLFNRLKGKIA; from the coding sequence ATGTCCGCACGCGCTGAAATGAATTCTGTTCGTTCCCCTTTTAGCTTCGCTAATGCGGTGTTACCGCTGTTGCTGACGGGAGGACTGGTATTAAGACTACTATTTCTGTGGGTTGGGGCAGGTATTTATTACAGAGGTAGCAGCCCATTTATTAACGGCGATACCGATTCTTTTACGCGGAGCTTCCTAAACCTGTGGCAGCACGGGGTGTATAGTTTCAATCAACTAAATCCGGAAGCTGCCTTTGGGCGCCTGCCGGGCTATCCTTTCTTCTGGGGTAGCCACTACCTGATTTTTGGGGAGCAGCACGTATATCAGGCGGTGGCATTCAGCCAGTGCCTGCTCGATACGGTGGCCATCTACCTGATTTATGCAACTGCCCGTGCACTGACGCATGATATTCGGGCAGCCTGGATATCAGCAGCACTATACGCTTGCTATCCATTTGTGGTAGTGTGGCTTACGGTTTCAGGTTCGGAAGCTCTGGCTACTTTTGTAACTATCCTAACATTCTGGTGGTTGGCCACGCGCCCGGTCAGCGCCCGTAATGCGCTCATCGCTGGTCTGCTGGTTGGGGCCGGGCTGCTAGTGAGGGAGTACCTGGGGGCACTGTTGGTACCGGTCTTTATCTGGATATATTCAGCTAATAAGGGGTCGGGGAGCGTCATTCGGCTGAGCACGATGGCCGTAATGGGCTTCCTGTTGCTTTATGTGGGCTGGCCGGTCCGTAATTATGTTTTTCAGCATCGTTTCATATTGCTCAAGCCCACTACGGCAGGCTACGACCGGTATGCCGAGGATGTGAATACCGCCCGTGCGTGGGTGTACGGGTGGAGTCCGGACGCTGACGCCTATCTGGATGGCATTGCCGGTAAAGCGCCTCTTCCAGTCTTTCCACAACGGGTTTTCAAAGACAGTGCGGAGGGGGAACAGGCGCACCAGCTTTTTGCGCGGGCCCGGCAATGTGGTACTGGCTTCTACAATTGGCGCTATATGAAGCGCTATGACAGCCCTGCGAATTGCAATGCTGAGCTAGCCAGCGGATTTAAGTTACTCAACAACTCGTATAAGCAGCGACACTTGCTGCGGTATTGGACGGAGGTACCTTTGCTAAACCTGAAAAAAGCGTTTTTTAAGAACCAGCTGATGAATGCTGGTAGCAGCCGGCTTGTGGGCCTGCTATTTGGCTACCGGACACTTATTTTATTGCTATGTATTTGGGGAGCATTTCTTCTGCGTCAGAATCGGAATAGCTGGCCTGTTATGTTCTTTTTCGTCTTTATGTACCTTTTTATTTGCATTGGCTTGCGCCAGCTCGAAATGCGCTACCTGCTTCAGGCTGATGCTGCTATATTGAGTTTAGCCGGTACGCCATTCGTATGGCTGTTCAATCGGCTTAAAGGAAAGATAGCCTGA
- a CDS encoding sodium-translocating pyrophosphatase, giving the protein MTPFLYAVPLLGVFALLYTWLRAGWVTKQDAGDARMTTIAGYIADGAIAFLKAEYKVLALFGLIAGAFLFYLGSTSGNSSPVIVIAFLIGGVFSALAGFIGMKIATKANVRTAQAAKTSLSTALNVSFSGGSVMGMGVAGLAVLGLGSLFIVFYKMFVPSGMANGQEMEKALEVLTGFSLGAESIALFARVGGGIYTKAADVGADLVGKVEAGIPEDDPRNPATIADNVGDNVGDVAGMGADLFGSYVATILATMVLGREVTVTNDQFGGLSPIFLPMAIAGMGIIASLIGILCVRVKEGGNVQGALNTGNYISVVVSAAGAYGLIMWILPTGNFTIRGISFDAMHVFYAVLVGLVVGTLMSIITEYYTAMGKRPVNSIIQQSSTGHATTVIGGLAVGMESTVLPILVLAAGIVLSYEAAGLYGVAIAAAGMMATTAMQLAIDAFGPIADNAGGIAEMCELPKEVRERTDILDAVGNTTAATGKGFAIASAALTSLALFAAFMGTANITSIDISKAPVLAGMFIGAMIPFIFSSLAIAAVGRAAMAMVQEVRRQFREIPGIMEGTGRPEYEKCVAISTQAAIREMILPGAIALLTPIIVGFGCRGLFSNASSPEVLGGLLAGVTVSGVLMAMFQSNAGGAWDNAKKSFEKGVMVDGVMQYKGSDAHKASVTGDTVGDPFKDTSGPSMNILIKLMSIVSLVIAPHIAEKGGERGMAPVQMEKQRIEATLQPHVRYAEAFVPAAARVIYTALRTIE; this is encoded by the coding sequence ATGACGCCATTCCTCTACGCTGTGCCCTTATTGGGTGTTTTTGCCTTGCTCTATACCTGGCTGCGTGCCGGCTGGGTGACGAAACAAGATGCTGGTGACGCGCGCATGACCACCATTGCCGGCTACATTGCCGATGGGGCCATCGCCTTTCTTAAGGCCGAATACAAGGTGCTGGCCCTATTTGGGCTGATTGCCGGGGCCTTTCTTTTCTACCTGGGTAGTACGAGCGGCAATTCCAGCCCCGTCATCGTCATTGCTTTTTTAATTGGCGGGGTGTTCTCGGCACTGGCCGGTTTCATCGGGATGAAAATCGCTACCAAAGCCAACGTGCGTACGGCGCAGGCGGCCAAAACCAGCCTCAGTACCGCGCTCAACGTGTCGTTCTCGGGCGGCTCGGTGATGGGTATGGGAGTAGCCGGCTTGGCCGTGCTGGGTTTGGGCTCGCTGTTTATTGTGTTCTATAAAATGTTTGTGCCCAGTGGCATGGCTAATGGGCAGGAGATGGAAAAAGCCCTCGAAGTTCTCACCGGCTTCTCGCTCGGGGCCGAAAGCATTGCCCTGTTTGCCCGCGTGGGCGGCGGCATCTACACCAAGGCGGCTGATGTGGGCGCCGACCTCGTGGGCAAAGTCGAAGCCGGCATTCCGGAGGACGACCCCCGCAACCCCGCCACCATTGCCGACAACGTTGGCGACAACGTGGGCGACGTGGCCGGCATGGGAGCCGACTTGTTTGGCTCCTACGTGGCTACTATTCTGGCTACTATGGTACTGGGGCGCGAAGTAACCGTGACCAATGACCAGTTCGGTGGCCTCTCGCCCATCTTCCTGCCGATGGCCATTGCGGGCATGGGCATCATCGCCTCGCTCATTGGCATTCTCTGCGTGCGGGTGAAGGAAGGTGGCAACGTGCAGGGTGCGCTCAATACCGGTAACTACATCTCGGTGGTCGTGTCAGCAGCCGGTGCCTATGGCTTGATTATGTGGATTTTGCCGACCGGTAATTTCACCATTCGCGGCATCAGCTTCGATGCCATGCACGTCTTTTACGCCGTGCTGGTGGGCCTCGTGGTGGGCACGCTGATGAGCATCATCACTGAGTATTACACGGCCATGGGCAAGCGGCCGGTCAATAGCATCATTCAGCAAAGTAGCACGGGCCACGCCACTACCGTCATCGGCGGGTTGGCCGTGGGCATGGAATCAACGGTGCTGCCCATTCTGGTACTGGCGGCCGGCATCGTGCTTAGCTACGAAGCGGCGGGCCTCTACGGCGTGGCCATTGCTGCTGCCGGCATGATGGCCACCACCGCCATGCAGCTGGCTATCGACGCATTCGGCCCCATTGCCGACAACGCCGGCGGCATCGCCGAAATGTGCGAGCTGCCCAAGGAAGTACGCGAGCGTACCGATATTCTGGATGCCGTGGGCAACACCACCGCCGCCACCGGTAAGGGCTTTGCTATTGCCTCGGCCGCGCTTACTTCGCTGGCCCTGTTCGCCGCTTTCATGGGCACCGCCAACATTACGTCCATCGATATCAGCAAAGCGCCCGTGCTGGCCGGCATGTTCATCGGGGCCATGATTCCGTTCATTTTTTCCTCGCTGGCCATTGCCGCCGTGGGCCGGGCCGCCATGGCCATGGTGCAGGAAGTGCGCCGCCAGTTCCGTGAAATTCCGGGTATTATGGAAGGCACCGGCCGGCCAGAGTATGAGAAATGCGTGGCCATTTCGACCCAGGCGGCTATCCGGGAGATGATTTTACCGGGCGCTATCGCCCTGCTCACGCCCATTATCGTGGGGTTTGGTTGCCGGGGCTTGTTCTCAAATGCGTCGTCGCCCGAGGTGCTGGGCGGCCTGCTGGCCGGCGTCACGGTGAGCGGCGTGCTCATGGCCATGTTCCAGAGCAACGCTGGTGGGGCGTGGGACAACGCCAAAAAATCCTTCGAGAAAGGCGTGATGGTGGACGGCGTGATGCAATACAAAGGCTCCGACGCGCACAAAGCCTCCGTCACCGGCGACACCGTGGGCGACCCCTTCAAGGATACTTCCGGCCCGAGCATGAACATCCTCATTAAGCTGATGAGCATCGTGTCGCTGGTTATCGCGCCGCACATTGCCGAAAAAGGCGGCGAGCGCGGCATGGCCCCCGTGCAGATGGAAAAGCAGCGTATCGAAGCCACTCTGCAGCCCCACGTTCGCTACGCCGAAGCCTTTGTGCCAGCTGCGGCCCGCGTGATTTACACGGCGTTGCGGACAATAGAGTAG
- a CDS encoding phosphoribosyltransferase has translation MGHSHITIHNKEFRPYLSAAQLDEVVAGLGARLSADYAGQKPLFVVVLTGGFMFASDLLKRFVGECEIVFIRVASYEGTDSTGVVQEILGLREEVQGRHLIIVEDIVDTGTTMHHLLPTLLEKGPASVEIAALFFKPASLRHDLSVRYVAQEIPNDFVVGYGLDYDGLGRNLADVYVAV, from the coding sequence ATGGGCCACTCCCACATCACCATCCATAATAAGGAATTTCGGCCGTATCTATCGGCTGCTCAGTTGGATGAAGTCGTGGCCGGCCTGGGCGCGCGCCTCAGTGCCGACTATGCCGGGCAAAAGCCCTTATTCGTGGTCGTGCTCACCGGCGGGTTCATGTTTGCTTCCGATTTGCTGAAGCGCTTCGTGGGCGAATGCGAGATTGTCTTCATTCGCGTGGCCTCTTATGAGGGTACCGATAGTACCGGTGTGGTGCAGGAAATTCTGGGTCTGCGCGAAGAAGTGCAGGGCCGCCACCTCATCATCGTGGAGGATATTGTGGACACGGGCACTACCATGCACCACCTGCTGCCCACACTGTTGGAAAAAGGCCCGGCTTCGGTCGAGATTGCGGCGCTGTTTTTCAAGCCCGCCAGCCTGCGGCACGACCTGTCGGTGCGCTACGTGGCTCAGGAAATCCCCAACGACTTTGTGGTCGGCTACGGCCTTGACTACGACGGCTTAGGCCGCAATCTGGCCGATGTATACGTAGCTGTGTAG
- a CDS encoding adenylate kinase, whose product MLNIVLFGPPGAGKGTQSQKLITHYNLVHLSTGDLLRAQIAQGTDLGLQAKKLMDEGLLVPDSVVIGMIGSALKNNPQVGGFIFDGFPRTVAQAESLDRLMTEHNTHIGCMIALEVQEEELVTRLLERGKTSNRPDDQDETKIRRRVTVYNTETAQVAGYYAAQNKFHALNGIGPIDDIFGQICGLIDKNKVAAPETPTAATKEVKA is encoded by the coding sequence ATGTTGAATATCGTGCTGTTCGGCCCTCCCGGCGCCGGCAAAGGAACCCAGAGCCAGAAACTCATCACCCATTACAACCTCGTGCACCTGAGCACCGGCGACCTGCTACGCGCCCAGATTGCGCAGGGTACCGACCTTGGTCTACAAGCTAAAAAGCTCATGGACGAAGGTCTGCTCGTGCCCGATTCTGTGGTTATCGGGATGATTGGCAGTGCGTTGAAAAATAATCCGCAGGTCGGCGGGTTCATCTTCGATGGCTTCCCGCGCACCGTGGCCCAGGCCGAAAGCCTCGACCGCCTCATGACCGAGCATAACACGCACATTGGCTGCATGATTGCGCTCGAAGTGCAGGAGGAAGAACTGGTGACGCGCCTGCTGGAACGCGGCAAAACCAGCAACCGCCCCGACGACCAGGACGAAACCAAAATCCGCCGCCGCGTGACGGTGTACAACACCGAAACCGCCCAGGTAGCCGGCTACTACGCCGCCCAAAACAAATTCCACGCCCTGAACGGCATTGGTCCGATTGACGATATTTTCGGCCAAATCTGCGGGCTGATTGACAAGAATAAAGTGGCTGCCCCCGAAACCCCGACGGCAGCGACTAAAGAAGTAAAGGCGTAG